A stretch of the Vibrio aphrogenes genome encodes the following:
- a CDS encoding AI-2E family transporter codes for MKPIDEESRQFVNNMVESAIRIGLIFILVWGTFHIVRPFILPVLWGAIIAVALNPVVNMLSARIRGKRTLAVTLVTVASIALLISPFAMISTSIYDGLMFLTDVVKSGQLSQWTPNPAIQDWPLVGPSIFDGLTYLSLHIKDMIVQFLPQIKVVLSHLLATFGSGLGSLVMFFLSLVIAGVFMAASEPISQAIIQVFERSAGEHGTRWANMLSNIIRSVLVGVIGVAFIQSLIISAALFTFHIPAAGLISLVILVLCIAQLPAILPLLPLFGYMYLTADTTSFIIFTVWGLLAGLSDNILKPLLMGRGSVVPMPIVVIGSLGGMMYAGIIGLFLGAVILSLWWGAFTVWLKIDQGKALT; via the coding sequence ATGAAACCTATTGATGAAGAGTCGCGCCAGTTTGTAAACAATATGGTTGAGTCAGCCATTCGAATTGGGCTTATTTTTATTTTGGTGTGGGGGACATTTCATATCGTTCGCCCTTTTATTCTTCCCGTATTATGGGGGGCGATCATTGCGGTGGCATTGAACCCGGTAGTGAATATGCTCAGTGCACGTATTCGAGGAAAACGCACTCTGGCGGTAACCCTAGTAACGGTGGCTAGCATCGCATTATTGATTTCGCCTTTTGCAATGATCTCAACCTCAATTTATGACGGCTTGATGTTCTTAACCGACGTCGTGAAATCGGGACAATTATCGCAATGGACGCCGAATCCCGCGATACAAGACTGGCCATTAGTCGGCCCATCCATTTTTGATGGATTAACCTACCTATCTTTGCACATTAAAGATATGATCGTGCAATTCCTACCCCAGATAAAAGTTGTTTTAAGCCACTTATTGGCGACCTTTGGCAGTGGTTTAGGTAGCTTAGTCATGTTCTTTTTATCCTTGGTGATTGCGGGTGTCTTTATGGCGGCAAGCGAACCGATTTCTCAAGCTATTATTCAGGTCTTTGAACGTAGCGCAGGAGAACATGGCACACGTTGGGCTAATATGTTGTCGAATATTATTCGAAGCGTTTTAGTCGGGGTGATTGGCGTGGCTTTTATTCAAAGTTTAATTATCAGTGCTGCTTTATTTACTTTTCATATTCCCGCTGCTGGCTTAATTAGCCTAGTGATCTTAGTTTTGTGCATTGCCCAACTTCCAGCCATTTTACCTTTGTTGCCCTTATTTGGTTATATGTACCTGACGGCTGATACCACCTCATTTATTATCTTTACTGTGTGGGGATTACTTGCCGGGCTTTCCGATAACATTTTAAAACCACTATTGATGGGGCGTGGATCTGTGGTACCTATGCCCATTGTGGTGATTGGCTCTTTAGGTGGCATGATGTACGCGGGGATCATTGGGTTATTTTTAGGTGCAGTCATTCTATCCCTATGGTGGGGAGCCTTTACGGTGTGGCTTAAAATTGATCAAGGTAAAGCGCTTACTTAA
- a CDS encoding helix-turn-helix domain-containing protein: MSKYIRELKLCIAQRCLDGESSTSLAKELSIPANQIRYWTSVYRIHGSSSFLPLDYENSADFKFSVLKSMWENNWSISQASAEFNFSSNGTISVWLKLYNQSGFQGLHSRPKGRPSMKTQSNKRPTKPDEDMSLDELREELAYLRAENAVLKKLEELDKLKRQAAKKKR; encoded by the coding sequence ATGTCTAAGTACATCAGAGAATTAAAGCTGTGCATTGCTCAGCGTTGCCTTGATGGCGAATCATCGACATCTCTTGCAAAAGAGTTATCTATTCCTGCGAACCAAATTCGTTATTGGACTTCTGTTTACAGGATCCATGGTTCATCTTCATTTTTACCTCTTGATTATGAAAATTCCGCAGATTTTAAATTCTCGGTATTAAAATCAATGTGGGAAAATAACTGGTCTATAAGCCAAGCGAGTGCTGAATTCAATTTTTCTTCTAACGGGACTATTTCTGTTTGGTTAAAGCTTTATAATCAGTCGGGATTCCAAGGCTTACATTCCCGACCTAAAGGCAGACCATCTATGAAAACTCAATCAAATAAGCGTCCGACTAAACCTGATGAAGACATGTCACTTGATGAACTCAGAGAGGAACTGGCTTATTTGAGAGCGGAGAATGCTGTTCTAAAAAAGTTAGAGGAGCTGGACAAGTTAAAACGTCAAGCAGCAAAGAAAAAGCGTTGA
- a CDS encoding sugar transporter codes for MTTKISRRKQYFQVLAMGFSAFIFNTTEFVPVGILTDIAQSFGITTAKVGWMLTIYAWVVALFSLPLMLLTRKVERKTLLLCLFGVFSASHVLSVLAWNFPVLVISRIGIAFSHAIFWSITAAIAIRVAPAGKKTFALSVLATGTSLAMVLGVPVGRLIGQWFGWRATFGVIGGIAFMMMLILARLLPPLPSVSSGSLKSLSAVFKKPVLLGSYFFIFLIFTAHYTSYSYIEPFMHEVGQANSYFTTFLLLLFGGAGIVGSVIFGIWGEKHNTKLLLASGVLLSICLFWLNAVALSQWGITGLIFVWGAVMMLVPVTMQVKVFNIDNDAFEVIMSMYSGIINLGIGAGALLGGKVLLHFGLANIGYVAATIGVISMIVLVALLRKYPILR; via the coding sequence ATGACAACAAAAATATCTCGTCGTAAACAATATTTCCAAGTTTTAGCGATGGGTTTTAGTGCCTTTATTTTTAATACCACCGAATTTGTTCCGGTAGGGATTTTGACCGATATTGCGCAAAGCTTTGGTATCACGACGGCCAAAGTTGGCTGGATGCTCACCATTTATGCATGGGTAGTGGCTCTGTTTTCGCTTCCTCTGATGCTGCTTACTCGTAAAGTTGAGCGCAAAACCTTGTTGTTGTGTTTGTTTGGTGTTTTCTCTGCCAGCCATGTGTTGTCGGTATTGGCGTGGAACTTTCCAGTCTTGGTCATCAGCCGTATTGGAATTGCTTTTTCCCATGCTATCTTCTGGTCGATTACGGCCGCCATTGCGATACGTGTTGCTCCTGCGGGTAAAAAGACATTTGCTTTAAGTGTGTTAGCGACAGGGACTTCTCTTGCTATGGTATTAGGCGTACCAGTAGGGCGTTTGATTGGACAATGGTTTGGCTGGCGAGCGACATTTGGCGTCATCGGTGGGATCGCTTTTATGATGATGCTGATCTTAGCCCGCCTGTTACCACCATTACCGAGTGTCTCATCTGGCAGTTTAAAAAGTTTATCGGCGGTATTCAAAAAGCCAGTGTTGTTAGGGTCGTATTTCTTTATCTTTTTAATCTTTACTGCTCACTATACTAGTTACAGCTATATCGAACCGTTTATGCATGAAGTCGGACAAGCCAACAGCTACTTTACGACTTTCTTACTGTTGTTGTTTGGTGGTGCGGGTATTGTCGGCAGTGTGATTTTTGGCATTTGGGGTGAAAAACATAATACTAAGTTATTGCTGGCTAGCGGTGTGCTTTTAAGTATCTGTTTATTTTGGTTGAATGCTGTAGCTCTTTCTCAATGGGGGATCACTGGTCTTATTTTTGTTTGGGGCGCGGTGATGATGCTGGTGCCTGTTACCATGCAAGTTAAGGTATTCAATATTGATAATGATGCCTTTGAAGTCATTATGTCGATGTATTCTGGCATCATAAATTTAGGCATTGGTGCAGGTGCTTTATTAGGCGGTAAAGTGTTATTGCATTTCGGGTTAGCCAATATTGGCTATGTGGCGGCCACCATTGGAGTGATTTCAATGATTGTGCTGGTGGCCTTGTTACGAAAATACCCCATCTTACGTTAA
- a CDS encoding MFS transporter: MASAIKATFRSLQFYNYRLWAIGALVSNIGTWMQRTAQDWLVLTELTQHNATAVGIVMSLQFGPHALLLPFSGYIADQFDRRKVLIITQSLLALLPLLLGILTLTGHIELWQVYIFAFILGCTTAIDAPVRQTFVTELVSDKDLSNAVALNSTSFNSARMIGPSLAALLIAGIGTGWVFIVNALSFVGVLFSLFHFRINELHPSTRSAKGPGALLKGFQYSWQRDDLRTIFFMLFMIGTFALNFPIFISTMAVKVFDVGVEQFGLLTTLMAVGSVAGALFSAKSEGPSMRSLVLGCGVLTVGFIISAISPSYWLFGVTLILIGVSVQTFNTSSNSLLQLTTEPSMRGRVIAIRMAIAMGCTPIGAPIVGWIADQYGPRWSLALGALSSALAALIGLYYFSKQKSALQNKDDAVKS, from the coding sequence ATGGCCTCTGCAATTAAAGCCACGTTTCGTTCATTACAATTTTATAATTATCGTTTATGGGCGATTGGTGCTCTGGTTTCCAATATTGGCACTTGGATGCAACGTACAGCGCAAGACTGGTTAGTGTTAACGGAATTAACGCAACACAATGCGACCGCGGTGGGAATTGTCATGTCTTTACAGTTTGGACCACACGCTTTATTACTGCCTTTTTCTGGTTACATTGCCGATCAATTTGACCGCCGCAAAGTCTTAATCATCACTCAATCTTTGTTGGCGTTATTACCTTTATTGCTCGGGATTTTAACCTTAACCGGCCATATCGAACTTTGGCAGGTCTATATTTTCGCATTTATTCTAGGTTGCACTACCGCCATAGATGCTCCCGTTCGCCAAACCTTTGTCACTGAATTGGTCAGCGATAAAGACTTATCCAATGCTGTGGCGTTAAATTCAACCTCATTCAACTCCGCTCGCATGATAGGCCCCTCTCTGGCAGCCTTATTGATTGCTGGCATTGGCACAGGTTGGGTCTTTATCGTGAATGCTTTATCTTTTGTTGGGGTACTCTTCTCACTGTTTCATTTTCGAATTAATGAGTTACATCCAAGCACTCGCAGTGCCAAAGGTCCTGGGGCCTTATTGAAAGGCTTTCAATATTCTTGGCAACGTGACGATCTACGAACGATCTTTTTTATGTTGTTTATGATTGGTACGTTTGCGCTCAATTTCCCGATTTTCATTTCAACCATGGCAGTAAAAGTGTTTGATGTGGGGGTTGAACAATTTGGATTATTAACCACCTTAATGGCGGTAGGCTCTGTCGCAGGGGCATTATTTTCAGCCAAAAGTGAAGGCCCGTCCATGCGCTCGTTAGTACTTGGGTGTGGCGTTCTTACTGTTGGCTTTATTATCTCTGCCATTAGCCCAAGCTACTGGTTATTTGGAGTGACCTTAATTCTCATTGGAGTTTCCGTACAAACCTTCAATACCTCAAGCAATAGCTTATTACAGCTCACTACAGAGCCAAGTATGCGCGGGCGAGTTATTGCGATTCGTATGGCGATTGCCATGGGGTGTACCCCGATTGGAGCACCGATCGTTGGCTGGATTGCCGATCAATATGGCCCACGTTGGTCATTAGCGCTTGGGGCATTAAGTAGTGCTCTCGCCGCGCTTATTGGTCTGTATTATTTCTCTAAACAAAAATCAGCCCTTCAAAACAAAGATGACGCGGTAAAAAGTTAA
- a CDS encoding molybdopterin guanine dinucleotide-containing S/N-oxide reductase, whose translation MSNMNISRRGFLKGAGASAGALAISSIVPLPASANSNISERGYVITAGRMGILKAKVVDGKLVETTNALPQTMVNHLQQTGPSQVYTKARVKYPMVRKGFLENPENPTGVRGKDEYVRVSWEKALKLAHEQHMRVRNTYGPEAIYAGSYGWRSSGVLHDARTLLQRYMTLAGGYVGYLGDYSTGAAQVIMPHVVGSIEVYEQQTTYPVVMEHSDVVVFWGLNPLNTLEVAWTAADGQGLEFFHQLKKSGKTIIAIDPMRSETIDFFGDNVQWIAPHPMTDVALALGIAHTLVKNKQHDETFLKTYTQGFEQFNQYLQGETDGVAKDSAWAENITGVPAKQIELLADIFSKNRTMLMAGWGIQRQQFGEQRHWMITTLAAMLGQIGLPGGGFGFSYHYSNGGNPARDAGVLPAMTATIDENFTAGIKTHGVVNAFPVARIVEAMENPGKQYQHNGQTRTFPHLRMIWTSGGANFTQHQDTNRLVKAWNKLDFVVINEIYWTAAAKHADIVFPITTSFERNDMTMVGDYSNQFIAPMRQAVAAEGESKSDFEVFASLSEHLFKGGRRVYTEGREEMEWLRDFYKKAQNSGRNARVAMPNFTQFWEANEYLEMKWNDEAAKFVRFADFRKDPVLNPLGTPSGKIEIYSKTLEGFGLKDCPAHPTWLEPTEYTGSAKEGELQLMTAHSAYRLHSQFNYADVRKEYAIANKEPILINKDDAAKRGIKTGDVVRVFNQRGQVLAGASVTDGIKQGSVCIHEGAWPDFDPEIGICRNGGPNVLTLDIPTSRLANGCAANSALVKVEKWVGETLETQAFEPPKVTQA comes from the coding sequence ATGAGCAATATGAATATCTCCCGTCGTGGGTTTTTAAAAGGGGCGGGTGCCTCAGCTGGAGCGTTGGCAATTAGTAGCATTGTTCCTCTTCCTGCGTCTGCTAATAGCAATATTTCGGAGCGTGGCTATGTGATTACCGCGGGCCGTATGGGAATTTTGAAAGCAAAAGTAGTCGATGGAAAACTGGTTGAAACAACCAATGCGTTACCGCAAACCATGGTCAACCATTTACAACAAACCGGTCCTTCGCAGGTGTACACGAAAGCGCGTGTTAAGTACCCAATGGTGCGTAAAGGCTTCCTTGAAAACCCTGAAAATCCAACCGGAGTACGTGGTAAAGATGAATATGTTCGCGTATCTTGGGAAAAAGCATTAAAACTGGCACATGAACAACACATGCGAGTCCGTAATACTTACGGTCCTGAAGCCATTTATGCCGGTTCATACGGTTGGCGTTCAAGTGGTGTGTTGCACGATGCTCGTACCTTGCTACAACGTTATATGACCTTGGCGGGTGGTTATGTGGGTTACTTAGGTGACTATTCTACCGGTGCAGCGCAAGTTATCATGCCTCACGTAGTGGGCTCGATTGAGGTGTATGAACAACAAACCACCTATCCTGTCGTGATGGAGCATTCTGATGTTGTGGTATTTTGGGGATTAAATCCGCTAAATACGTTGGAAGTGGCGTGGACGGCTGCTGACGGTCAAGGTTTAGAGTTTTTCCATCAGCTTAAAAAATCAGGTAAAACGATTATTGCGATTGATCCTATGCGTTCTGAAACCATTGATTTCTTTGGTGACAACGTACAATGGATCGCCCCGCACCCAATGACTGATGTCGCCCTTGCTCTAGGGATCGCACATACATTAGTTAAGAATAAGCAACATGATGAGACGTTCTTAAAAACCTATACCCAAGGTTTTGAACAGTTTAACCAGTACTTACAAGGTGAAACTGACGGCGTTGCGAAAGACTCAGCTTGGGCGGAAAACATTACCGGTGTACCAGCCAAACAAATTGAACTATTAGCGGATATTTTCTCGAAAAACCGCACAATGCTGATGGCGGGCTGGGGTATCCAGCGTCAACAATTTGGTGAGCAACGTCACTGGATGATCACTACTTTGGCGGCGATGTTAGGTCAAATTGGTCTTCCTGGTGGTGGTTTTGGGTTCTCTTACCATTATTCAAATGGTGGTAACCCAGCGCGTGATGCGGGTGTATTACCTGCGATGACGGCAACCATTGATGAGAACTTTACAGCGGGTATAAAAACTCATGGGGTAGTTAACGCATTCCCTGTTGCTCGTATTGTTGAAGCGATGGAAAACCCGGGTAAACAATATCAACATAATGGTCAAACTCGCACCTTCCCACATTTGCGAATGATCTGGACATCTGGTGGGGCCAACTTTACACAACACCAAGATACTAACCGTTTAGTGAAAGCGTGGAATAAGCTAGATTTTGTTGTGATCAATGAAATTTATTGGACTGCGGCGGCAAAACATGCCGATATCGTTTTCCCAATTACTACCAGCTTTGAACGTAATGATATGACTATGGTTGGTGACTATAGTAATCAGTTTATCGCGCCGATGAGACAAGCCGTTGCAGCAGAAGGTGAATCGAAGAGTGACTTTGAAGTGTTCGCATCCTTGTCTGAGCATCTATTCAAAGGCGGTCGTCGAGTGTATACCGAAGGCCGCGAAGAAATGGAATGGTTACGTGACTTCTATAAGAAAGCACAAAATAGTGGCCGTAATGCTCGTGTAGCTATGCCTAACTTTACTCAATTCTGGGAAGCGAATGAATACCTAGAAATGAAATGGAATGATGAAGCTGCAAAATTTGTGCGCTTTGCTGATTTCCGTAAAGATCCGGTGCTTAATCCACTAGGTACACCAAGTGGTAAGATCGAAATTTATTCGAAAACTCTAGAAGGTTTTGGCTTAAAAGATTGTCCAGCTCACCCGACATGGCTTGAGCCAACAGAATACACCGGCAGTGCCAAAGAAGGCGAATTGCAATTGATGACGGCTCACTCCGCTTATCGTTTGCACAGTCAATTCAACTACGCCGATGTGCGTAAAGAATACGCGATTGCCAATAAAGAGCCGATTTTGATCAATAAAGATGATGCGGCTAAACGTGGCATTAAAACAGGCGATGTGGTGCGAGTGTTTAACCAACGTGGGCAAGTGCTGGCGGGGGCAAGCGTCACCGATGGCATCAAACAAGGTTCGGTTTGTATCCACGAAGGGGCATGGCCTGATTTTGATCCTGAAATCGGCATTTGTCGTAATGGTGGGCCAAACGTTCTGACTCTTGATATTCCAACCTCTCGTTTAGCCAATGGCTGTGCGGCTAACTCTGCACTGGTTAAGGTCGAAAAATGGGTTGGTGAAACGCTTGAGACTCAAGCCTTTGAGCCACCAAAAGTGACGCAAGCTTAA
- a CDS encoding IS3 family transposase has protein sequence MTVQALKHQHKIQHLLQSIGLPKSVYYYQCQVLSTPEPYANEIASIERIFHKHKGRYGYRRIHYALRREGIYLNHKTVQRLMAKLGLKSTVRPKKYRSYKGAIGRIAPNILKRDFKSTKPNEKWVTDVTEFKVAGEKVYLSPIIDLFNQEVVSHTVASSPKLHLVTEMLEKATSKLSQASSLTLHSDQGWQYQHRDYRNKLKEKRINQSMSRKGNCLDNAVAENFFALLKTEMYHGYHFDSAEQLMACIDEYIDYYNNDRIKVKLKGLTPVEYRNQALEAA, from the coding sequence TTGACTGTTCAAGCTCTAAAACACCAACACAAAATCCAGCATTTATTGCAATCCATTGGATTGCCCAAGAGTGTGTATTACTACCAATGCCAAGTGTTGAGCACTCCCGAGCCTTACGCGAATGAGATAGCGAGTATTGAAAGAATATTTCATAAGCATAAAGGTCGATATGGTTATCGACGCATTCATTATGCTTTACGTAGAGAAGGCATCTACTTAAATCATAAAACGGTTCAGCGCTTAATGGCAAAACTAGGGCTAAAATCGACCGTAAGACCGAAGAAATATCGTTCTTATAAAGGTGCGATTGGGCGTATTGCCCCGAATATTCTGAAGCGAGACTTTAAATCGACGAAACCAAATGAAAAATGGGTGACCGATGTGACGGAATTTAAAGTGGCAGGTGAAAAAGTCTATTTATCTCCTATCATCGATTTATTTAATCAAGAAGTCGTTAGTCATACTGTAGCGAGCTCACCTAAATTACATCTCGTGACCGAGATGCTAGAGAAAGCGACGAGTAAGTTAAGTCAAGCGTCCTCGTTAACTTTACATAGTGACCAAGGGTGGCAATACCAACACCGTGATTATCGTAACAAGCTAAAAGAGAAAAGAATAAATCAGAGTATGTCGAGAAAAGGAAACTGTCTTGATAATGCTGTGGCTGAAAACTTCTTCGCACTTTTAAAAACAGAAATGTACCATGGTTACCACTTTGACAGTGCTGAGCAACTTATGGCATGCATTGATGAATATATTGATTATTACAATAACGATCGGATTAAGGTGAAATTAAAAGGCCTAACTCCGGTAGAATACCGAAATCAGGCCTTAGAAGCCGCATAA
- a CDS encoding SIR2 family protein — MTNESSPDGLAAQVFGSQIPLPPFGNIEKGELAIKFSNSTFWLPLDEATMRRVHRQTGVLSDELRNSLELNQQKASEFLSKSLQLPNLALFAGSGASLGEPNGPSMRDLWVKCMFVNAEENGSENAVEQLHEEAKAICNKLRYTDFESPNIEHFLSACDAYLTVYPEDQSVKPFLTSCKAKILEACSQFLTTDNSDISAYTETLRKLARRRTRDPRLKVFTTNYDMCFETASSDLGMMVVDGFSYTRKRRFNGQYFNFDVVNRAHEEQSFIQGVIQLYKLHGSVSWEYQDKDVYEVQQPSPELACLIYPAKGKYQQAFIQPHLELLSRYLEFLRLPNACLVVNGFGFNDDHLSEPILSAIKSNPSLKLIVSDYAAYGQINGGGSHYWQDLASCGADVTFINASFKQLSGLIPNLAALSPAEQLGKDVQRLLVGGNG, encoded by the coding sequence ATGACTAACGAATCTTCTCCTGATGGCCTTGCCGCGCAAGTTTTTGGTTCACAAATACCTCTCCCACCTTTTGGTAATATTGAAAAAGGAGAGCTAGCAATTAAGTTTTCTAACTCTACCTTCTGGTTACCACTGGACGAAGCAACAATGAGAAGAGTTCATCGACAAACAGGTGTCCTTAGCGATGAACTTCGTAATAGTCTAGAACTGAATCAGCAAAAGGCTTCAGAGTTCCTTTCAAAATCTCTTCAGCTTCCAAATCTAGCTCTCTTTGCTGGGAGTGGTGCTTCCCTTGGAGAGCCCAATGGCCCATCCATGCGGGATCTTTGGGTAAAATGTATGTTCGTGAATGCCGAAGAGAATGGTAGCGAGAACGCAGTCGAACAGCTTCATGAGGAAGCCAAAGCCATTTGCAACAAGTTACGCTATACAGATTTTGAATCACCTAATATTGAGCACTTTTTGTCTGCTTGTGATGCATACCTTACCGTTTACCCAGAAGACCAGTCAGTGAAGCCGTTCTTAACGTCTTGCAAAGCTAAAATACTTGAAGCTTGTTCTCAGTTTTTAACGACAGACAACTCTGATATTTCAGCATATACTGAAACACTTAGAAAGTTAGCAAGGCGGCGTACAAGAGATCCAAGACTAAAAGTATTCACAACTAACTATGACATGTGCTTTGAAACGGCGTCTTCTGATTTGGGGATGATGGTCGTTGATGGGTTTTCCTACACAAGGAAGCGACGTTTTAATGGTCAATACTTCAATTTCGATGTGGTTAACAGAGCCCATGAAGAGCAATCCTTCATTCAAGGTGTAATTCAGTTATATAAGTTACATGGCTCCGTAAGTTGGGAGTACCAAGATAAAGATGTGTATGAAGTTCAGCAGCCATCTCCAGAATTAGCATGTCTTATCTATCCAGCAAAAGGGAAGTACCAACAAGCATTTATACAACCTCATCTAGAGCTTTTGTCTCGTTACTTAGAATTTCTACGGCTACCAAATGCTTGCTTAGTGGTAAACGGATTTGGTTTTAATGATGACCATTTATCTGAACCTATTCTTTCTGCGATTAAATCTAATCCAAGCTTGAAGTTAATTGTTTCTGATTATGCCGCATATGGGCAAATTAACGGTGGTGGTAGCCATTATTGGCAAGATTTAGCTTCATGTGGAGCCGATGTGACATTCATTAATGCTTCTTTTAAGCAGTTATCTGGATTGATACCCAACTTAGCCGCACTGAGCCCTGCTGAACAACTCGGTAAAGACGTTCAACGCTTGTTGGTGGGAGGTAATGGGTGA
- a CDS encoding carboxymuconolactone decarboxylase family protein yields the protein MKTSRFEKGLELLKHIDGEAGQNVIDSLKDISPDLAKYTIEYPFGDIYSRKGLDLKSREIATVAALTALGNCAPQLKVHLNAAFNVGCNEEELKEVIIQMSVYAGFPAALNGMFVFKEVLIERTENHNN from the coding sequence ATGAAAACGTCACGTTTTGAAAAAGGATTAGAACTACTTAAACATATTGATGGTGAAGCAGGGCAAAATGTTATTGATAGCTTGAAAGATATCAGCCCTGATTTGGCTAAATATACCATTGAGTATCCTTTTGGTGATATCTATTCGCGCAAAGGCTTGGATTTGAAATCGCGTGAGATTGCTACAGTGGCAGCATTAACAGCATTAGGCAACTGTGCTCCACAACTTAAAGTACATTTAAATGCGGCGTTTAATGTGGGTTGCAATGAAGAAGAGCTCAAAGAAGTGATTATTCAGATGTCTGTTTACGCTGGCTTTCCTGCTGCGCTGAATGGGATGTTCGTATTCAAAGAAGTGCTCATTGAACGAACCGAGAATCACAACAACTAA
- a CDS encoding NapC/NirT family cytochrome c, whose amino-acid sequence MKKRYVAIIVLIGVVIGWITFGGTQAALHATSTTEFCVSCHTMEKPFQEYQGSVHFSNSKGVRAECADCHIPTHNTVDYLWTKIRASKDIYHEFVTGKIDTDEKYEEHRLAMAQTVWDQLKANDSATCRSCHSFDAMELYDQPKGARDMHLAAQKDGQTCIDCHKGVAHMAPQMKLDTSEFDHLVDIANNTPADAKEVYALNPIQMGDLATVNPSTALTVTKAEGTKRSVTLSGYQMKGAEQILYFDNGKRAIIASLTDNGQKALKVGEYETDHYGNQWRSATLTGEIDGPVLASREPLWKYATDLDNVYCSTCHAKIPADHFTVNAWPSVVKTMGSRTDISAANLEILTKFFQYHAKDMKGQE is encoded by the coding sequence ATGAAGAAACGTTACGTTGCCATCATCGTGTTAATCGGTGTGGTAATTGGCTGGATCACGTTTGGGGGAACCCAAGCGGCACTTCACGCCACTTCAACGACTGAATTTTGTGTCTCATGTCACACCATGGAAAAACCTTTTCAGGAGTACCAAGGTTCAGTTCACTTTAGTAATAGTAAAGGTGTAAGAGCTGAATGTGCCGATTGTCATATTCCAACACACAATACAGTGGATTACCTTTGGACTAAGATCCGTGCATCAAAAGACATCTATCACGAATTTGTGACAGGTAAAATTGATACTGATGAGAAATATGAAGAGCATCGTTTAGCCATGGCTCAAACGGTGTGGGATCAATTGAAAGCGAATGATTCTGCAACTTGTCGTTCTTGTCACAGCTTTGATGCCATGGAGCTTTACGACCAACCTAAAGGCGCACGTGACATGCACTTAGCGGCACAAAAAGATGGCCAAACGTGTATCGATTGTCATAAAGGTGTCGCTCATATGGCCCCACAAATGAAGCTAGATACGTCTGAATTTGATCATTTAGTGGATATTGCGAACAACACGCCAGCAGACGCAAAAGAAGTGTATGCTCTAAATCCAATTCAAATGGGCGATTTAGCGACGGTTAACCCATCAACTGCATTAACCGTGACTAAAGCTGAAGGCACAAAACGTTCAGTGACACTGTCGGGTTACCAAATGAAAGGTGCAGAGCAAATTTTGTACTTTGATAATGGTAAACGCGCCATTATTGCTAGCTTGACGGACAATGGTCAAAAAGCATTAAAAGTTGGTGAATATGAAACCGATCATTACGGAAACCAATGGCGTAGTGCAACCTTAACCGGTGAAATCGATGGCCCAGTATTGGCTTCACGTGAACCGTTATGGAAATATGCAACAGACCTAGATAACGTATATTGTTCAACTTGTCACGCTAAGATCCCTGCCGATCACTTTACTGTCAACGCATGGCCTTCAGTGGTGAAAACCATGGGCTCTCGTACCGATATTTCAGCCGCTAACTTAGAAATTTTGACTAAATTCTTCCAATATCACGCCAAAGATATGAAAGGACAGGAGTAA
- a CDS encoding MerR family transcriptional regulator, producing MNIKEFSSLVDLSNYTLRYYEKIGLLKNVRRNNSGHRVYTEKDVKWVEFVIRLKETAMPLEDILRYARLREQGNSTILERQALLEQHQQSLQAYIEQQQSHLSALEDKIGLYKDGKVS from the coding sequence ATGAATATTAAGGAGTTTTCTAGCTTGGTAGATTTGTCGAATTACACGCTTAGGTACTATGAAAAGATCGGCTTACTTAAAAATGTTCGGCGCAACAATAGTGGTCACCGAGTGTATACCGAGAAAGACGTAAAGTGGGTAGAGTTTGTGATTCGCCTGAAAGAAACGGCCATGCCACTAGAAGATATATTGAGATACGCTCGGCTAAGAGAGCAGGGCAATAGCACGATACTTGAACGTCAAGCCTTGCTAGAACAGCACCAACAGAGTTTACAAGCGTATATAGAGCAACAACAATCTCACCTTTCGGCGTTGGAAGATAAAATTGGTCTGTATAAAGATGGAAAAGTGTCTTGA